In the Brassica napus cultivar Da-Ae chromosome A7, Da-Ae, whole genome shotgun sequence genome, one interval contains:
- the LOC106430134 gene encoding RNA polymerase II subunit A C-terminal domain phosphatase SSU72, which translates to MRFRYAMVCSSNQNRSMEAHFLLKRQGLDVASYGTGSHVKLPGPSAREPNVYDFGTPYKQMFDELRRKDPELYKRNGILQMLKRNLNVKLAPQRWQDNAADGVFDVVMTFEEKVFDSVLEDLNNREQSLMKTILVMNLEVKDNHEEAAIGGRLALELCQEIEGNETWEDTIDDIVAGFEKQQRRKLVYSISFY; encoded by the exons ATGAGGTTCCGGTACGCCATGGTCTGCTCCTCGAATCAGAACCGGAGCATGGAAGCTCACTTCCTCCTCAAGAGGCAAGGACTCGACGTGGCTTCGTACGGGACAGGGTCTCACGTGAAACTACCTGGACCATCCGCAAGAGAGCCTAACGTCTACGACTTCGGAACTCCGTACAAGCAGATGTTCGATGAACTCAGGCGCAAGGATCCTGAGCT TTACAAGAGGAATGGGATCTTGCAGATGCTTAAGAGGAACCTTAACGTGAAGCTTGCTCCCCAGAGATGGCAAGATAATGCTGCTGATGGTGTGTTTGATGTTGTCATGACCTTtgaagaaaaggtttttgattctgTTCTTGAAG ATCTTAATAACAGAGAACAGTCACTGATGAAAACCATACTTGTGATGAACTTGGAGGTTAAAGATAACCACGAGGAAGCAGCTATTGGTGGCCGTCTTGCCTTGGAACTCTGTCAAGAG ATTGAAGGGAATGAAACATGGGAAGATACAATCGATGACATTGTTGCTGGCTTTGAAAAGCAGCAAAGGCGGAAGCTTGTCTATAGCATCTCATTCTACTGA